GTGCGATGAGGCCTTGACGGAGTTGGTGCCGGAGAGTGGTTCGAGGTGCGGGTCAGACCGGATCGGTTGGCAGTCCCCTGGTGCGAGCGAAGGCCGTCGTGGTGGTTCTGGTCCTTGCACCGCTCGGCGGATGCTGCGGTTCTTCGTTTGTGTTGCAGGCGGTGGCTTGAGGCGTCCTCCCTCGGCAGTGAGGTTGGAGTGGTTCTCGTTGGTGTGGCTTCGATGGCATGTTGCTGCAGCGACGACGGTGCGAGGCTTCGGTCAGGGCTGGCCATGATCTTGGCGGCGTGGAGATGTGCAACGCTACGGATGAAAATCCTATTCGGCTTTGGTCGGACCGACGTCAATGGCATCCGTGGATGTCATTTCCCTTCATGGAGGCGTCGCCGTGTGTGTTGCCATTTGTTTCGTTGCCCGGTGGCGGCAACTGGCTCCGGGGCGAAAGCCTTGATTCGCAGGATCGGCATGATGGCGGTGTCTTGACGCCGTTTCTCTGTTGAGAGCATTGTGCTGGGAGACGAGAGGCCCTTTGTTGCGCTCCTCCGGTGTTCGCGACAGCCCGGATCGCTCCTCTCAGGCGCTATGTACGGTCGTCGCTGGTTTATCCAAGGAAGCTGGAGTTGCTGTTCTTCGGAGATGACCGGTGTTGGTCGAGACGCGGCGAGTTTCGCGGTTTTGGGTCGCAAtttgcgtactctcgaaaaaaacaATCACAAGTCTTTGGCCGGGGGTTTGGATTATTTGCCCCGTTCTACTTTGGCCCGAGAAAACCAAAGAAGCTGAGAGACTAGGGAACCATCCCAGCTTGTTCCTGCAGGTTCCCCTCCCTCCATTTCCTGCCCCTTTCCTCCTCGTCGTCTATATCAGGCCCCCCGCCAATggactcctccttccctttctTCCCCAATGGCTTCTTCCAAGCGGCCCCGTCCATGTTCCGGCGACGGTTCCGACCACGGCGGCGAGCTCTCCCGACCTTCCAAGCGTTGGAGATCGCTCGTCATGTGAGTCTCCGCCTCTGGATTTTCATCCTTGGGATAAAATCAACGCCTGGTCAACTTACCTTGTTTATATGCGCTCCTGGGCTGATCTGAAGGTCCCGTGTCTTTTTGGGTGGCAGGCATGTGAGGGGGAGGAGGACCATGGGTCTGGGAGTGTTTGGCTTCAGAGGGATCACAGGGGAGGAGTTCATGACCATGTTCAGCAATATGGTTCGGAGAGTGGTAAGCACTTGGTCAAACAAACCTCTTCCTGTCTCGCTATGCCTTTTGATTTATTTATGAGAATTTTTGTCAAGGCTAGAACTTCTGATGACTGTGAAGGAAGGATACTTCAGAGAAACTGTTCCCAGGAACAGCTAATGAAAGGCCTATTATTCATTTGTGAAACGTTGCGACATGCCGCGATAGATATATCGACGTTTATAACAGCTAAAGGCCAAGCATATGCTGTTCTTGATACTCTTTTTTCCCTCCTTAATATCATCTGTAACAATTACAACCTTTCTCacatctgcatatttcaggtttcGGAGGAGGTAGAGAAAGCCATGTTCAGACAATtcagtgcagcagcagcagcacctccAAGGTGAGAGATACACTTCTCCTTTGCCATGGTAAAACTAGATTCCATTTTACAAAATGTTTCAAGTAGGTCTCACTGGTCTTATAGTACATGCTAAGCTGCATCAATATGCTTCCATTTGCTCAATTTTGATgctaattttttgagctatatatgTAGGCTATTAGTTGGCCAGAGCCAGCGTCCGAGGTATCAGCTCATGTTCTTGAATGATCTAAAACCTGTTTACACCATGATGAAGTTAGAAGCCAAGGATGGATCAGCCCTTAAGGTGGCCATGGTTGAAAACCTCGAAAATGACCAGACAAACGTTGTCAGGTTTGGTCATCTTTCTTCGGTTAGGGTTGAGGTTGTAGTCCTCCATGGCAACTTCAATGCTAAAAAAGAGGAATGCTGGACTCCTGAGGAATTCAACAAGCATATAGTATGGGGCCGAGAGAAAAGCGCAAAACTCCTCAACGGTGATCTGACGCTGAAGCTCAGTGGAGGGGAAGCTTTTCTTGGAAGTGCTAACTTCACTGATAACTCCAGCTTCACAAGCACTAAGAAGTTCAGGCTCGGGCTGAGGCTTGTCAATGACTCTGGAGAGAGGGTTCTTGAAGGAATCACTGAGCCTTTCCGCGTGAAAGAGCGCAGGGTGGAGGGTATGTCTATTTGCCTCACATTTAAGCTTTtcatttggttttattttcttCTTCACAAATGTGCCTTCTTCGTTTGGAGCTGAGACCGATCATGTGCGCCTTGCTGCTTTTGTAGGATTTGAAAAGCACTACCCACCTAAGCTGGGCGACGAAGTTTGGCGTTTGGAAAAGATTGGTAGGAAAGGGGCTTACCACCAGGCCTTGTCAGACAGTGGAATTGATACTGTGCAGAAGTTATTACAGTCTTATGTAAAGAATGAAGAGAAGCTATTGAAGGTAAAGGCTCTATGTTTATATCTACTAATTAGAAAATACTGCATGATGCTTTCGTAGAACAAGGTTGCTGAAACTGGACTAACAAGTTCTTTCGGTTTCTCCTCTACCTCTAGACTTTCCCCAAGATGTCACCGGCAGCTTGGAAAGCCATCATAGGACATGCCATGACATGCGAAGTTGGCGACACTCTTTACCTGCATGAAATTAAGGAAACCGACATGCAATTTTTCTTTGATGCCATACTTCAGCTTGTTGGGGTGAAATTTGGTGATCGTTACAAGCCCTTAGATAAGATTCATCAACCAGAGAAGGTGCTTTATCCTCACTTGCTTCAGATAGCAGATTTTCTCACTAATGCTCTAACATTTAACGTTCTTTATTCACAGAATTTAGTCGAGACTCTGAAGCAAAAGGCTTATGAGAATATGAAGGATATTCAGTATGATCATGTTATGATAAACAACCGTCCTGTACGAGTTCATAAGTTTCATGCAAAGGGTGCTTCTGGGTTGAGTAATATTCTTCAAAATCAGCAGATACTGAATTATGGTACCATCTTGCCTGTTCATTCACTAACCGTAATAATTACTTACGAACGTCAACCATTGATGTCAATTCGTTGGCAGGTCAGCATAGTAGGTTTCAAGGAGACTTCTTGCCTAGTCAAGGACTTGAATCAAAGGAGAGATTCTGTTCTTTCCAGCAAGCAACTGATGTAAGTAATAATGCTTCAAAAATAAACTATGGTAAAGGATAAGAAACATATAGAGGTTACTCTAAGGCGTTGTCATCAATTTTCATGCAGGCTTCAGTGGATATGTCAAGATTTCTGCAGGGTCAGACTTCCAATGATGTTAGCCATCAAATAGTCACCCAAAAAATTACACCATATGATCCAAGCCAAGGAACTTTCTTACCTCGACCAAGAATCACACAGCTACGTATACCAAATATTGAAAGAACAGATTTTGGTCCAGATGCTGAAACTTCTGCTATTGCTCATTACAACATTCAGGCAGGTCAGGTTGTTATGCAATTTGGTCagcatggacagaaccattctcaTTTCTCTGAACAATCATACAGTGTAAGATAACTTTTTCCTGTGCAAGCATGGTGACATTTACTTTTGGAAGTAATCTCTATCAAAAGTGACTCTGGATATAAATTGGAACTGAACAATTCATTGGGATACTCTTAAACTGAACAAAATCAAATATCTTTTGCGCCTGCAGAGCTTCCCTGTCGGTAGTTTAACGTCTACGGATACAACCATGGATTCTATGCAGCTTCACTCCCAGCTTACAAGCAACAGTAATTACTCTGAAACATTACTTTTACTGCTAATTACCTGATATTTGATGGTGACTTGCTTTGGATCTAATTAGTTCTGGATGACATCTGCAGGGGAGAGTTTCAGCAAGCAACCTGACCTACTATGCAATGGCCAAACACTACATCAATCAAATCAAGTTTTTGCTGGCTTACAGCCATCAAGAACAAacagctttgactcggtggaaAATGATCAGCTCATACAACGCTTCATTTCTCAGTTTTTTAGCAGTGAAGGGGCAGCGACACCTTTGTCGCCACGTAAGTGGGTTAAGATCAAGGCAGCATTGAAGCTAGCATCTGTAGGGCGACTCTCCAGAGCCTCTAGAAGGGGTCTGCATAGTCCCCCGGGAAGGGCAAGGCTGGTACCAACAACATGACCCTGCTGAATAGTGTGGATAACAATTGTGATAGAACAATGTGGGGATCAAGGATCCATCTTGATGTTGTACTCCATAATATTGATGAAGTATATAATCTAATAATCTAGTTAGTTAAAAATAGCAGTATTGTGACAGAACAATGTGTGGAGCTTGTATTCTGATCTGTTAGCAACAGTATACACAAGTAAATATATCTGGATCTTAGTTGTGACAGAACAATGTGTGGAGCTTGTATTGTCATTTGTTAGCAACAGACATATAAGTAAATATATCTATATCTTAGTTATTTATGAACACAGGAGTCAGACCATGTAAAAAGCATGCAATTTCTTCACTCTTGCTCCTGAAGTTCATTTGAGACAATCCTTTTAAAATGAAGTGAGGTGCTTTTATTAAATGCCATGGAAAAGTTGTCTGCTTAGCTCGATACTTGCTATAGAAGAGATCAAGTAAAAAAATGCTATAAACATGGCTAGCCTGTCTATTAGAAGCAACTACTTACAAGGTGCAGCGCTCATGAACAATTGGTACAACAGTAATTTCTAGTGTGGAATACGTACACATCCCAAATATGAAATTCCCTTCATGTTTATCTTCTTTCTGTCCTCTTGAAGATCTTCCATCTATATTCAATGTAATAAAATGATCCATCCAGTGGATGTAAATCACTCCACACTGTTGATCCTTACAAGGAGCTTCAAGAAGATACTTCTTTTGAAAAGCTTTTTGTTGCTCTGATTTGCCAGCAGAATGCCATGCACGGACGAGGATGATGGCAGAAAAAACCACCTTCACATTGATTCATTACTTTACAGTGTTAGTCTTTCCACTTGGAGTTCTTCTTCCATCTGTACCACTCAAAAGTTGTTTGCCATTCTTGGTAGGTGTTTTTTGCACAGAGCTCCTGACTGGTGTTTGTAGTCTTTTCTGCGATTGTGGTGGTGACTTGCATGTTGGATTTGTACTCCTGAGTTATTCAAAACCAGAAGAACAGGTTAAAGCGACCTAATCATGTGCAAAGAATAGTTTCATTTGAGTCTAAATAGCAGCTGGCCTCACCTCGTTGTCATATTATTGTCATTCTTTGCCCGAGGCTTCTTTTTATTTGAAACGCCTCCATTGGTAATGCCAACTACTTTCCGGCCACTGGATGACATCACCATGTCTTGGTCTGAGGAACAGCTGTTGGtaacaccattaaattcgtctgaCTCCTGGCTTGGTATTGACTCAACCCTACCCCTTTGCGGCCCCGGAGTGTATCTTTGATAGAACAAATTCGGAAGCAGGGTGTGAGTGGTGAGATTAGGCTCCTGCTCTCGAACAGAATTGCTATTCTCGAATTGGTTGTCACCAACAGCTGCGTTATCAACCCAGCAATTCTTGACCGAGTTAGGCGAGTTATGCTCGACGAGGATGCCAGAGCCAGGAATATCAAACTTTAGCGCTTTTTGCGTCGGAGTGGCATTGTTCCGGACCtaataaaaaaaggaagaaaatatACATTGAACCTATATTAGAGTTCCACATGTCAAGAAGATTAAGATTAAAAGATACTTACGGTACAATTTCTGTTTTCTCAATTGGAGAAATCTGACCAGTCCAATCTCTTTTCTAAATTTAAGACCTATATCTACAAACTATCTACAAAATAAGTCCACTTAGTAGCAAGCTTTTTTCAAAAGGCATTTCTATCTTAGAAGGGTTTCACTGTCCTCAAGTTATGGGACTAGGCCTCTAGATAATATTTGACAATATTTTTTCTGAGGTTGACACCGCAATTAGAACACATGAATTCtgtcaaattaatattttttgtGATATCCAATAGAAAGAGCTGAGATGGCTGGAAAAGAGTCACCTCTAGGTTTCCAACGTCTTCCATTGGCTGCCTGTTTTTTCGGAATACAGGTGTTGCATTGCCTTTGTTGATTCCGTATATGTTTGGGCTTGACTGTGTGCTCTGAATGTTCTCTGGTTCTCCTTCCTTCTTAACCAGTGCTGCCTTGAGCCAAGCAATCTAAAATGCACAAAAGAACATAAGTTTCTTATACATCTCAATGGCAGTGGCACGGTGCTACCTACAGCTAAGTCACAGAAACAAGAAATTAAGAATAAGTACGTACCTGTTCTTTCAACTCCCTAACCTCACCACCTTCTTTATTCGCTTTTGCTGCGCCTAACTCAACAGAGGCAACTCGTTCAGCAAATTTCAAGGTGCTTATTGTCTCATTAACAACGTCTGGTTCAGGGCTTATGTGCACAAACATCAATGTTTTTGCTTGTCCTCCTGAAAATCAACACAATGTTTATCCCATAGATTGTAGACTGTGGTACCAAGAAAGTGAAATTTAGGATATTAACTTTGCGAAGTACCTAGAGAATCTTGCAAAAGCTGGGTAAGCTTGCTGTTGCGGTAAGGGACATGAGAGTTTTTCTGGGCAAGGGATGCGATCACATCTCCGAGTGCTGAAAGTGACTTGTTTATGTACAGTGCTTCCTTCAGTCTATCTCCTACAACCTCAGATTTATCAACTCTTTCACTACCGGCTAGATCAACAAGATGCATGCAAGCTCTCAAGA
This window of the Triticum aestivum cultivar Chinese Spring chromosome 5D, IWGSC CS RefSeq v2.1, whole genome shotgun sequence genome carries:
- the LOC123119799 gene encoding uncharacterized protein isoform X1, whose amino-acid sequence is MASSKRPRPCSGDGSDHGGELSRPSKRWRSLVMHVRGRRTMGLGVFGFRGITGEEFMTMFSNMVRRVVSEEVEKAMFRQFSAAAAAPPRLLVGQSQRPRYQLMFLNDLKPVYTMMKLEAKDGSALKVAMVENLENDQTNVVRFGHLSSVRVEVVVLHGNFNAKKEECWTPEEFNKHIVWGREKSAKLLNGDLTLKLSGGEAFLGSANFTDNSSFTSTKKFRLGLRLVNDSGERVLEGITEPFRVKERRVEGFEKHYPPKLGDEVWRLEKIGRKGAYHQALSDSGIDTVQKLLQSYVKNEEKLLKTFPKMSPAAWKAIIGHAMTCEVGDTLYLHEIKETDMQFFFDAILQLVGVKFGDRYKPLDKIHQPEKNLVETLKQKAYENMKDIQYDHVMINNRPVRVHKFHAKGASGLSNILQNQQILNYGQHSRFQGDFLPSQGLESKERFCSFQQATDASVDMSRFLQGQTSNDVSHQIVTQKITPYDPSQGTFLPRPRITQLRIPNIERTDFGPDAETSAIAHYNIQAGQVVMQFGQHGQNHSHFSEQSYSSFPVGSLTSTDTTMDSMQLHSQLTSNRESFSKQPDLLCNGQTLHQSNQVFAGLQPSRTNSFDSVENDQLIQRFISQFFSSEGAATPLSPRKWVKIKAALKLASVGRLSRASRRGLHSPPGRARLVPTT
- the LOC123119799 gene encoding uncharacterized protein isoform X2; the encoded protein is MKGLLFICETLRHAAIDISTFITAKGQAYAVLDTLFSLLNIICNNYNLSHICIFQVSEEVEKAMFRQFSAAAAAPPRLLVGQSQRPRYQLMFLNDLKPVYTMMKLEAKDGSALKVAMVENLENDQTNVVRFGHLSSVRVEVVVLHGNFNAKKEECWTPEEFNKHIVWGREKSAKLLNGDLTLKLSGGEAFLGSANFTDNSSFTSTKKFRLGLRLVNDSGERVLEGITEPFRVKERRVEGFEKHYPPKLGDEVWRLEKIGRKGAYHQALSDSGIDTVQKLLQSYVKNEEKLLKTFPKMSPAAWKAIIGHAMTCEVGDTLYLHEIKETDMQFFFDAILQLVGVKFGDRYKPLDKIHQPEKNLVETLKQKAYENMKDIQYDHVMINNRPVRVHKFHAKGASGLSNILQNQQILNYGQHSRFQGDFLPSQGLESKERFCSFQQATDASVDMSRFLQGQTSNDVSHQIVTQKITPYDPSQGTFLPRPRITQLRIPNIERTDFGPDAETSAIAHYNIQAGQVVMQFGQHGQNHSHFSEQSYSSFPVGSLTSTDTTMDSMQLHSQLTSNRESFSKQPDLLCNGQTLHQSNQVFAGLQPSRTNSFDSVENDQLIQRFISQFFSSEGAATPLSPRKWVKIKAALKLASVGRLSRASRRGLHSPPGRARLVPTT